In a genomic window of Phycisphaerales bacterium:
- a CDS encoding FliA/WhiG family RNA polymerase sigma factor codes for MAIKSAPRSGLRSGGRFNARHAEPSNIRSPLDKLPINELWKKYQANPTEEVRNYLMEKFLPLVRYNAERIHTRLPDEVDIEDLMSAGIFGLMDAIDAFDLARKVKFETYCAPRIRGAILDELRSMDWVPRLVRSRSNKVEQARQQIEKETGEPATDQQVAQKLGVKGEEFDKLKRDSSAVTTRSLTQRAFPSDSGRDVREIDVIRDETQSNPVIDIQRRDLRDLITRGLSRSERLIVILYYYEGMTMKEIGATLDLSESRVSQMHSSILARLKSQMQFRMRELEPVE; via the coding sequence ATGGCAATCAAGTCAGCACCACGAAGCGGTCTGCGTTCCGGCGGGCGGTTCAACGCCCGCCATGCCGAACCCTCCAACATCCGCTCCCCGCTCGACAAGCTGCCCATCAACGAGCTGTGGAAGAAGTACCAGGCGAACCCCACCGAGGAGGTCCGCAACTACCTCATGGAGAAGTTCCTCCCGCTCGTGCGCTACAACGCCGAGCGCATCCACACGCGCCTGCCCGACGAGGTCGACATCGAGGACCTGATGTCCGCGGGCATCTTCGGCCTGATGGACGCCATCGACGCCTTCGACCTCGCCCGCAAGGTGAAGTTTGAGACCTACTGCGCCCCGCGCATCCGCGGTGCCATCCTCGACGAGCTCCGCTCGATGGACTGGGTGCCGCGCCTGGTCCGTTCCCGCAGCAACAAGGTCGAGCAGGCCCGCCAGCAGATCGAGAAGGAGACCGGCGAGCCCGCCACCGACCAGCAGGTCGCACAGAAGCTGGGTGTCAAGGGCGAGGAGTTCGACAAGCTCAAGCGTGACAGCTCGGCCGTGACCACCCGCAGCCTCACGCAGCGGGCGTTCCCCAGCGACAGCGGGCGCGACGTCCGCGAGATCGACGTCATCCGTGACGAGACGCAGAGCAACCCCGTCATTGACATCCAGCGGCGCGACCTCCGCGACCTGATCACCAGGGGTCTCTCGCGCTCTGAGCGCCTCATCGTCATCCTCTACTACTACGAGGGCATGACCATGAAGGAAATCGGCGCGACGCTCGACCTCTCCGAGAGCCGCGTCAGCCAGATGCACAGCTCCATCCTCGCCCGCCTCAAGAGCCAGATGCAGTTCCGCATGCGCGAGCTCGAACCGGTGGAATGA
- the folK gene encoding 2-amino-4-hydroxy-6-hydroxymethyldihydropteridine diphosphokinase, whose amino-acid sequence MPTAAIALGSNIGDRRAHVHAAFQALGALPDSKLLASSDLFETAPVGPVPQGHYLNAAAKLETWLPPRALLEHLLAIEKTQGRDRGSEQRWGPRTLDLDLLLYDGLTIDEPGLQIPHPRLHERLFVLEPLARVWPDAVVPGHGRTVAQLLHALRVPSAR is encoded by the coding sequence GTGCCCACCGCCGCCATCGCCCTCGGCAGCAACATCGGCGACCGCCGCGCCCACGTCCACGCGGCGTTCCAGGCGCTGGGGGCTCTCCCGGACTCAAAGCTCCTTGCATCCTCCGACCTCTTCGAGACGGCGCCAGTCGGCCCAGTCCCACAGGGCCACTATCTCAACGCCGCCGCGAAACTCGAGACGTGGCTCCCGCCCCGCGCCTTGCTCGAGCACCTCCTCGCCATCGAGAAGACCCAAGGCCGCGACCGCGGCAGCGAGCAGCGGTGGGGGCCCCGCACCCTTGACCTCGACCTCCTTCTTTACGACGGGCTGACCATCGACGAGCCGGGGCTCCAAATCCCCCACCCCCGGCTGCACGAGCGGCTGTTTGTGCTCGAACCCCTCGCCCGGGTCTGGCCTGACGCGGTGGTGCCTGGGCACGGTCGGACAGTTGCGCAACTCCTGCACGCCCTTCGCGTACCATCCGCGCGATGA
- the xerC gene encoding tyrosine recombinase XerC: protein MSSLPITDAFTVYLADERHFSPYTARCYGADLRQFIEYLAGEHKIEINDAREQAAMDKAAASKGQVSGTGTLTEIICASKAEVVRAFLAHLGTQQYSAATMARKIATLRSFYKWADRRGLCAGNPMTVIRTPRQAKRLPKAITIDQVERLLAAPGDAEVLGRRDRAMLETLYSTGIRVSELVGLAVEDLDLAGEALRVRGKGKKERIVPLGSHAIASINRYLDMMRADAKFGPVINNGHSRLPLFINKHGGRLSSRSVRRKLDKYLKQVGLDPSISPHTLRHSFATHLLDNGADLRSVQELLGHQSLSTTQVYTHLSTQRMQDAYNKAHPRAQAS, encoded by the coding sequence ATGTCGAGTCTGCCCATCACGGATGCGTTTACCGTCTACCTCGCCGATGAGCGGCACTTCTCGCCGTACACGGCGCGGTGCTACGGGGCGGACCTCCGCCAGTTCATCGAGTACCTCGCCGGCGAGCACAAGATCGAGATCAACGACGCCCGTGAGCAGGCGGCGATGGACAAGGCCGCGGCCAGCAAGGGGCAGGTCTCCGGGACCGGCACGCTGACCGAGATCATCTGCGCCAGCAAGGCGGAAGTGGTCCGCGCGTTCCTGGCGCACCTGGGCACGCAGCAGTACTCCGCGGCCACGATGGCCCGCAAGATCGCGACGCTCCGCAGCTTCTACAAGTGGGCGGACCGTCGCGGGCTGTGCGCGGGCAACCCGATGACCGTCATCCGCACGCCCCGCCAGGCCAAGCGGCTGCCAAAGGCGATCACGATCGATCAGGTCGAGCGGCTGCTGGCGGCGCCGGGCGACGCCGAGGTGCTGGGGCGGCGCGACCGGGCGATGCTGGAGACCCTGTACTCCACCGGCATCCGCGTCAGCGAGCTGGTGGGCCTCGCGGTCGAGGACCTGGACCTTGCGGGCGAGGCGCTGCGCGTTCGCGGCAAGGGCAAGAAGGAGCGGATCGTCCCGCTGGGCTCGCACGCCATCGCCTCGATCAACCGCTACCTGGACATGATGCGGGCCGACGCCAAGTTCGGACCCGTAATCAACAACGGCCACTCGCGCCTGCCGCTGTTCATCAACAAGCACGGCGGGCGGCTCTCCTCCCGCTCGGTTCGCCGCAAGCTGGACAAGTACCTCAAGCAGGTCGGGCTCGACCCCTCGATCAGCCCGCACACGCTGCGGCACAGCTTCGCCACGCACCTGCTGGACAACGGCGCCGACCTGCGCAGCGTCCAGGAGCTGCTGGGCCACCAGAGCCTGAGCACGACGCAGGTCTACACGCACCTCTCCACGCAGCGCATGCAGGATGCTTACAACAAGGCCCACCCGCGGGCGCAGGCGAGCTGA
- a CDS encoding DPP IV N-terminal domain-containing protein has translation MKTCAQIVAVAGTVLVAGCASEPRPVHRPEPMVQVQSEPSPVASTGPRARLRIPPPMNVSLLSVQVKPGASASGPRGASALTLSSDGTDEGGTPGVVMTGVSRVTFAEEGADFDPCVSRDGKKLVFASTQHRTNADIYWKKTDSRVVTQLTNDPGQDAMPAISPDGKSIAFASDRTGNWDIYVMPVTGGRAVQVTSDSADDVHPSWSPDGRSLVFSRQGQASGRWEMWVTEVANPAVANFIGYGVLPQWCPVAGTGSNGSDKVLFQLGRERGRRTFSLWTVEISNGTTGNTTEIASSAETALIDPSWSPDGQWVVYTEVPVDGSDSRPQWATLWMISGEGEGKVRLTDGTGLALSPVWGGNDRLFFVSDRSGKDNIWSLDLGPAVRSAQAALGAGVSPTTATAAAPANAKFNESEPVANGPASIEEHTTASEKHTDQ, from the coding sequence ATGAAGACGTGTGCGCAGATCGTGGCCGTGGCCGGGACCGTGCTGGTGGCGGGGTGCGCGAGCGAGCCGCGCCCGGTGCACCGCCCAGAGCCGATGGTGCAGGTGCAGAGCGAGCCTTCGCCGGTGGCGTCTACAGGGCCGCGGGCGCGGCTGCGGATCCCGCCGCCGATGAACGTGTCGCTGTTGTCGGTGCAGGTGAAGCCCGGAGCCTCTGCGAGCGGGCCGCGTGGCGCTTCGGCGCTCACCCTTTCGAGCGACGGGACGGACGAGGGCGGCACGCCGGGCGTGGTGATGACGGGCGTGAGCCGCGTGACGTTTGCCGAGGAGGGCGCGGACTTTGACCCCTGCGTCTCCCGCGACGGGAAGAAGCTGGTGTTCGCCAGCACGCAGCACCGCACCAACGCGGATATCTACTGGAAGAAGACCGACAGCCGCGTGGTGACGCAGCTGACGAACGACCCGGGGCAGGACGCGATGCCGGCGATCAGCCCCGACGGCAAGTCGATCGCGTTCGCGAGCGACCGCACAGGGAACTGGGACATCTACGTCATGCCCGTGACCGGCGGGCGCGCGGTGCAGGTGACCAGCGACAGCGCGGACGACGTGCACCCCTCGTGGTCGCCCGACGGGCGCAGCCTGGTGTTCTCGCGCCAGGGCCAGGCGAGCGGGCGGTGGGAGATGTGGGTGACCGAGGTTGCCAACCCCGCGGTCGCCAACTTCATCGGCTACGGCGTGCTGCCGCAGTGGTGCCCGGTCGCGGGCACGGGCAGCAACGGCAGCGACAAGGTCCTGTTCCAGCTGGGGCGCGAGCGCGGGCGGCGGACCTTCAGCCTGTGGACGGTCGAGATCAGCAACGGCACGACCGGCAACACAACGGAGATCGCCAGCAGCGCGGAGACGGCGCTGATCGACCCTTCGTGGAGCCCCGACGGGCAGTGGGTCGTGTACACCGAGGTGCCGGTGGACGGGTCCGATTCGCGCCCGCAGTGGGCGACGCTGTGGATGATCTCGGGCGAGGGCGAGGGCAAGGTGCGTCTGACCGACGGCACCGGCCTGGCGCTCAGCCCGGTATGGGGCGGCAACGACCGGCTGTTCTTCGTGAGCGACCGGTCGGGCAAGGACAACATCTGGTCGCTGGACCTGGGCCCCGCGGTGCGTTCGGCGCAGGCGGCGCTGGGGGCGGGCGTGTCCCCCACTACCGCGACCGCGGCCGCGCCGGCAAACGCGAAGTTCAACGAGAGCGAGCCGGTCGCGAATGGCCCGGCTTCGATCGAGGAGCATACGACGGCTTCGGAGAAGCACACGGATCAGTGA